The following are from one region of the Halarcobacter sp. genome:
- a CDS encoding glutaminase, protein MNYQKVLEEIKEEIKPFLKKGKVADYIPALAKVEVDDFAMSIIKLDGTQYNIGSSEKLFSIQSISKVFSFTLSLDLYGKELYKRVGHEPSGNPFNSLVQLEYEKGIPRNPFINAGAIVTTDTLVSKYKQNTFPTILEFIKKVSGCQTINFDQDIYKSELKHGYRNLALINMMKSFNNIENNTNDVIESYFKQCSIMMNTKQLAKSMLFLANHGTIPNTNEAVVTEPQAKRINSLMLTCGHYDASGDFAFHVGLPGKSGVGGGIVAIVPQKMAICVYSPRLNKQGNSLVGTKALELFTTKTNLSIF, encoded by the coding sequence ATGAATTATCAAAAAGTTCTTGAAGAGATAAAAGAGGAGATAAAACCTTTTTTAAAAAAAGGCAAAGTAGCTGATTATATTCCAGCATTAGCCAAAGTTGAAGTTGATGATTTTGCTATGAGTATTATCAAACTTGATGGAACTCAATACAACATAGGTTCAAGTGAAAAGCTTTTTTCTATTCAAAGTATTTCAAAGGTTTTTAGCTTTACTTTATCACTTGATTTATATGGAAAAGAGTTATATAAAAGAGTTGGGCATGAGCCTTCAGGAAACCCTTTTAACTCCCTTGTACAACTTGAATACGAAAAAGGGATACCAAGAAATCCTTTTATAAATGCAGGAGCAATAGTTACAACAGATACTTTAGTTTCAAAATATAAACAAAATACATTTCCTACTATTTTAGAGTTTATAAAAAAAGTCTCAGGATGCCAAACTATTAATTTTGACCAAGATATTTATAAATCTGAACTTAAGCATGGGTATAGAAATCTTGCTTTAATAAATATGATGAAAAGTTTTAATAATATTGAAAATAATACAAATGATGTTATTGAAAGCTATTTTAAACAATGCTCTATAATGATGAACACAAAACAGTTAGCAAAATCTATGCTTTTTTTAGCAAACCATGGAACAATACCGAATACAAATGAAGCAGTAGTAACAGAACCACAAGCAAAAAGAATTAACTCTTTGATGTTAACTTGTGGTCATTATGATGCTTCTGGGGATTTTGCTTTTCATGTGGGACTTCCAGGAAAAAGTGGTGTTGGTGGTGGGATAGTTGCCATTGTACCTCAGAAAATGGCTATTTGTGTTTATTCACCAAGGTTAAATAAACAAGGAAACTCACTAGTTGGAACAAAAGCTTTAGAACTATTTACAACTAAAACAAATCTTTCTATATTTTAA
- a CDS encoding FtsX-like permease family protein has protein sequence MFTLAIKALKANKLKTILIFISLIFSITSIFLISSISNGVISMYSNMLKSDGDIIITQAKISDTFFSNVDVKLLDEIKKLDNVKKASAIIVGASPVEKLPIVAVYGMSDNRFENYKLIKGTYPKLNEVLVGNSIYESLKNKNSIQIADKTFNVSGVFKSDIGFENGGVVLKLEDASKIFNKSASMLMVNSKIDSNIENLVKDIENLSKDIEVKSTQNFVDNYNQFKIIKTSSNLIGLISFCMGLLGIVSIMSITINQRKTEFGIKRAIGISTKKIVSQIILESSILGILSFISSFFISYIALALIKNSSLFHGYVNGEISSTLAIYLFICSLSMAILGSIIPAINASRIDPIILMQGDKI, from the coding sequence TTGTTTACACTTGCAATTAAAGCTTTAAAAGCTAACAAATTAAAAACAATATTAATATTTATAAGTCTTATCTTCTCAATAACATCAATATTTTTGATTAGCTCTATTTCAAATGGAGTTATATCTATGTATTCAAATATGTTAAAAAGTGATGGAGATATTATAATAACCCAAGCAAAAATCTCTGATACATTTTTTTCAAATGTAGATGTAAAATTATTAGATGAAATAAAAAAATTAGATAATGTAAAAAAAGCTTCTGCCATAATTGTTGGAGCAAGCCCTGTAGAAAAACTTCCAATTGTGGCTGTTTATGGTATGTCTGATAATAGATTTGAAAACTATAAACTTATAAAAGGCACTTACCCAAAACTAAATGAAGTATTAGTTGGTAACTCTATTTATGAATCTTTAAAAAACAAAAACAGTATTCAAATAGCAGACAAAACTTTTAATGTTTCTGGTGTTTTTAAAAGTGATATTGGATTTGAAAATGGTGGAGTTGTTTTGAAACTTGAAGATGCAAGTAAAATTTTTAACAAAAGTGCTTCTATGTTGATGGTAAACAGTAAGATAGATTCAAATATTGAAAATCTAGTAAAAGATATAGAAAACCTGAGTAAAGATATAGAAGTAAAATCTACTCAAAATTTTGTGGATAATTATAATCAATTTAAAATTATCAAAACCTCATCAAACCTTATTGGTCTAATCTCTTTTTGTATGGGTCTTTTAGGGATTGTAAGTATCATGAGTATCACAATAAATCAAAGAAAAACTGAATTTGGTATAAAAAGAGCAATTGGAATCTCAACTAAAAAAATTGTTTCACAAATAATCTTAGAAAGTTCAATTTTAGGAATACTAAGTTTTATTAGTTCTTTTTTTATCTCTTATATTGCACTAGCACTAATAAAAAACTCTTCACTTTTTCATGGATATGTAAATGGAGAAATATCTTCTACCCTTGCAATATATCTATTTATTTGTTCACTATCAATGGCTATTTTAGGTTCAATTATTCCTGCAATAAATGCTTCAAGAATTGACCCTATTATTCTTATGCAAGGGGATAAAATATGA
- a CDS encoding ABC transporter ATP-binding protein, translating to MILKAANISHDYNGDKALNKVSLEIKEAEFVCLIGESGSGKTTLLSVLSTLLKPKEGTLFFEGSSYSTIKNIDEFRQKNIGFIFQFHYLINYLNLFENIKLANPKASDDEILKILSILNIETLKNKFPTEISGGQRQRAAIARALINNPKILFADEPTGNLDSKNAQKVFELFKELSKNGTTIIVATHNKELAKTADTIYEVKDGQIR from the coding sequence ATGATACTAAAAGCAGCTAATATTTCCCATGATTATAATGGTGACAAAGCTTTAAACAAAGTCTCTCTTGAGATAAAAGAAGCCGAGTTTGTGTGCTTAATAGGTGAGAGTGGTAGTGGTAAAACAACTTTATTATCTGTGTTATCTACCCTACTTAAACCAAAAGAGGGAACACTATTTTTTGAAGGTAGTAGTTATTCAACTATAAAAAACATAGATGAATTTAGACAAAAAAACATAGGTTTTATTTTTCAATTTCATTACCTAATAAACTATTTAAACCTATTTGAAAATATAAAACTTGCAAACCCTAAAGCTAGTGATGATGAGATTTTAAAAATACTTTCAATCTTAAATATTGAAACATTAAAAAACAAGTTTCCAACAGAGATTTCTGGAGGACAAAGACAAAGAGCTGCAATAGCAAGAGCTTTAATAAACAATCCAAAAATACTTTTTGCTGATGAACCAACGGGTAATTTAGATTCTAAAAATGCACAAAAAGTTTTTGAACTATTTAAAGAGTTGTCAAAAAATGGAACTACAATTATTGTTGCAACACATAACAAAGAGCTTGCTAAAACAGCAGATACAATTTACGAGGTAAAAGATGGACAAATTAGATAA
- a CDS encoding YceI family protein, which translates to MYKLVFVLLFTVVFANANSLSLVMGKIQAHTEVFGDSTINPQTEDIVTELEKSDSLESIKGKFEIEAISLISDNKDRDKHMYEVLNVKNSPKIVFILNSISKQEDSYLLSGILILNNISKPITSKATIKEVEKNINLNGDFSIKLTDFGMEPPTMFFLTVRDQIDIKYDFNFKDN; encoded by the coding sequence ATGTATAAATTAGTGTTTGTTTTATTATTTACTGTAGTTTTTGCAAATGCAAATAGTCTTAGTTTAGTTATGGGGAAGATTCAAGCTCATACGGAAGTTTTTGGAGATAGTACTATTAATCCCCAAACAGAAGATATTGTTACAGAATTAGAAAAAAGTGATTCTTTAGAATCAATAAAAGGTAAGTTTGAAATAGAAGCTATCTCTTTAATTAGTGATAATAAAGATAGAGATAAACATATGTATGAGGTTTTAAATGTAAAAAACTCTCCCAAAATTGTTTTTATTTTAAACTCTATTTCAAAACAAGAAGATAGTTATCTACTTTCAGGAATATTGATTTTAAATAATATCAGTAAACCTATCACCTCTAAAGCTACAATAAAAGAAGTTGAAAAAAATATAAACCTAAATGGTGATTTTTCAATTAAGTTAACTGATTTTGGTATGGAACCTCCTACAATGTTCTTTTTAACGGTAAGAGATCAAATAGATATAAAATATGATTTTAACTTCAAGGATAACTAA
- a CDS encoding metallophosphoesterase, which translates to MKLPQINEVVVNSKIKELSILHLSDLHINKKTSTNSINQLVKLCNRSEADFIVITGDIIDCKVKFIKERLELLNKIEKKTYYISGNHDLFYGFKELKNILTNLICLDNNYEILQIKDKTIAIGGLSDRFSKFFRVKREEDKIVKILSRYENSIFLAHQPKDYIYALKSNSKLFLCGHTHGGQIYPFHYVVKLFQPFLNGLIYKKDTAIYVSKGIGNWGIDFRFKANNEISLLKLR; encoded by the coding sequence ATGAAACTACCACAAATAAATGAAGTTGTTGTTAATTCTAAAATAAAAGAGTTATCAATTCTTCATTTAAGTGATTTGCATATAAATAAAAAAACCTCTACTAATAGTATAAATCAATTAGTAAAACTTTGTAATAGAAGTGAGGCTGATTTTATAGTTATTACAGGGGATATTATTGACTGTAAAGTAAAGTTTATAAAAGAGAGATTGGAATTACTAAATAAGATAGAGAAAAAAACCTATTATATAAGTGGTAACCATGATTTGTTTTATGGATTTAAAGAATTGAAAAATATTTTGACAAATTTAATCTGTTTAGACAATAACTATGAGATTTTACAGATAAAGGATAAAACTATAGCTATAGGTGGATTAAGTGATAGATTTTCAAAATTTTTTAGGGTAAAAAGAGAAGAGGATAAAATAGTGAAAATTCTAAGTAGATATGAAAACTCAATTTTTTTAGCACATCAACCAAAAGATTATATCTATGCACTCAAATCAAATAGTAAACTTTTTTTATGTGGGCATACCCATGGGGGACAAATATACCCTTTTCACTATGTAGTAAAACTTTTTCAACCCTTTCTTAATGGTCTTATTTATAAAAAAGATACTGCAATTTATGTTAGTAAAGGGATAGGAAATTGGGGAATTGATTTTAGGTTTAAAGCTAATAATGAAATTAGTTTACTAAAATTAAGGTAA
- a CDS encoding response regulator transcription factor: MKILIIEDDEKIINFLKRGLEEESYSVDFSKNGEEGLYLASVNTYDLILLDIMLPLIDGIEVCKRLRTSNITTPIIMLTAKDSVEDTIKGLDIGANDYLPKPFSFSELLARMRVQLRSNNQQQTKLKIADLELDLLSKTAKRGEDNITLTAKEFALLEYLIKNKNKVLSETVLGSMLNNMDEINISNVVNVYIYRLRNKIDKPYEKKLIKTVRGMGFRISDE; encoded by the coding sequence ATGAAAATATTAATTATAGAAGATGACGAAAAAATTATAAACTTTTTAAAAAGAGGACTTGAGGAAGAATCTTATAGTGTAGATTTTTCTAAAAATGGAGAAGAAGGCTTATACTTAGCTAGTGTAAATACTTATGATTTGATACTACTTGATATTATGTTACCTTTAATTGATGGAATAGAAGTTTGCAAAAGACTTAGAACATCAAATATTACTACTCCAATTATCATGTTAACGGCAAAAGATAGTGTAGAAGACACCATAAAAGGTTTGGATATAGGAGCAAATGATTACCTTCCTAAACCTTTCTCTTTTTCAGAACTTCTTGCAAGAATGAGAGTTCAACTAAGATCAAATAATCAACAACAAACAAAACTTAAAATAGCTGATTTAGAACTTGATTTACTTTCAAAAACTGCAAAAAGAGGAGAAGATAATATAACTCTTACAGCAAAAGAGTTTGCACTTTTGGAGTATTTAATAAAAAATAAAAACAAAGTTCTTTCAGAAACAGTTTTAGGTTCTATGTTAAACAATATGGATGAGATAAATATAAGTAATGTAGTTAATGTTTATATTTACAGATTAAGAAACAAAATAGATAAACCATATGAAAAAAAGCTTATAAAAACAGTTAGAGGAATGGGGTTTAGAATAAGTGATGAATAA
- a CDS encoding HAMP domain-containing sensor histidine kinase encodes MNNLSIKRKLLIYNIIIQTFILIILALSIYKTLQISTLDKIETSLKVIVLDIVDDLIKHQDNYLIVDFNEEKEYKFKPLYIRLIDKNQKILKSTYFPDEIHKNFRKLSKDIINFKKFDNYILSEIKFSMLKDDYVLQVATDYKILNETMQNLFYILIFIIPIILIFSITGGYFLVYKSFKPIEEILNNLKNINSTTLSKRLTTSQKQDEINMLAIEINSLLERLEISFEKINQFSSDASHELKTPLTIIRGEIEITLRKDRDSSEYKKSLQTCLNEVMIIQQTIDDLLFLAKKENTSNNLEDVYIDEITFEAVKELKPFANIRAIDLKTQINDVFQVKGYSKLLKIAIKNILKNAITYSYKESSVEIKNSIENGNYVITISDKGIGIPKDEQKKIFEKFYRTDKSRNKESGGTGLGMSIVEKITKLHNAKIELSSEEKKGTTVKFIFKGNIDE; translated from the coding sequence ATGAATAATTTAAGTATCAAAAGAAAACTGTTAATTTATAATATAATTATCCAAACATTTATATTAATAATATTAGCCTTATCAATATATAAGACCCTTCAAATTTCTACCTTGGATAAAATAGAAACCTCTTTAAAAGTTATTGTTTTAGATATTGTAGATGATTTAATAAAACACCAAGACAATTACTTAATTGTTGATTTCAATGAAGAGAAAGAATATAAATTTAAACCACTTTATATAAGATTAATAGATAAAAATCAGAAAATATTAAAATCTACCTATTTCCCTGATGAAATTCATAAGAACTTTCGAAAACTTTCAAAAGATATTATTAATTTTAAAAAATTTGATAATTATATCCTTAGTGAAATCAAATTCTCAATGTTAAAAGATGATTATGTACTTCAAGTTGCTACTGATTATAAAATATTAAATGAAACCATGCAAAATCTTTTTTATATTTTAATATTTATTATCCCTATAATTTTAATTTTTTCCATTACAGGGGGATATTTTTTAGTTTACAAATCATTTAAACCTATTGAAGAGATTTTAAATAATCTAAAAAATATCAACTCAACAACCCTATCAAAAAGACTTACAACTAGTCAGAAACAAGATGAGATAAATATGCTGGCAATTGAGATTAATTCCCTTTTAGAAAGGCTTGAAATCTCATTTGAAAAAATAAATCAATTTAGCTCTGATGCATCCCATGAACTTAAAACTCCCCTTACTATTATTAGAGGGGAAATAGAGATAACACTTAGAAAAGATAGAGATTCAAGTGAATATAAAAAGAGTCTTCAAACCTGTTTAAATGAAGTGATGATTATCCAACAAACAATAGATGATTTACTATTTTTAGCAAAAAAGGAAAACACTTCAAACAATCTTGAAGATGTATATATTGATGAGATTACATTTGAAGCAGTTAAAGAGTTAAAACCCTTTGCCAATATTAGAGCAATTGATTTAAAAACTCAGATCAATGACGTTTTTCAAGTTAAAGGTTATAGTAAGTTACTAAAAATAGCTATAAAAAATATTCTAAAAAATGCAATAACTTACAGCTACAAAGAATCCTCAGTGGAGATAAAGAATTCTATTGAAAATGGCAACTATGTTATTACCATAAGTGATAAAGGTATAGGAATACCAAAAGATGAACAAAAAAAGATTTTTGAAAAATTTTATAGAACAGATAAAAGTAGAAATAAAGAGTCAGGTGGTACTGGTCTTGGAATGTCTATTGTGGAAAAAATTACAAAACTTCATAATGCAAAAATAGAATTATCTAGTGAAGAGAAAAAAGGAACTACTGTAAAGTTTATTTTTAAAGGAAATATAGATGAATAA
- a CDS encoding cytochrome b/b6 domain-containing protein — translation MNKNYIWTLPTRVFHSSFVLLIVICYLTGDDDTILIHAISGYLLLVTLFFRFGWGFFGPKYSKFKDFALDTKKAKEFAKNIFSPKEFYNGHNPLASYVMISMLIVVTIIIFTGSLTYGSQEAKGFFGFLEKIKTYKHIHEFFANFLYLLIFLHLSGIAMDRLLHKENQTLKSIINGFKYGKEKIEVRLNIFQKLYAFLFLIIFFSFLIYLIVDKTNPFIY, via the coding sequence ATGAATAAAAACTATATCTGGACACTACCCACACGAGTATTTCACTCAAGTTTTGTACTACTTATAGTTATTTGTTATTTAACAGGAGATGATGATACAATTTTAATCCATGCTATTTCAGGTTATCTTTTACTTGTTACTCTATTTTTTAGATTTGGATGGGGATTTTTTGGTCCAAAATATTCAAAGTTTAAAGATTTTGCCTTAGATACAAAAAAAGCAAAAGAGTTTGCAAAAAATATCTTTAGTCCAAAAGAGTTTTATAATGGACATAACCCTTTAGCTTCTTATGTAATGATAAGTATGTTAATAGTAGTTACTATAATAATATTTACAGGAAGTTTAACTTATGGTTCCCAAGAAGCAAAAGGTTTTTTTGGCTTCTTAGAAAAAATCAAAACCTATAAACATATCCATGAGTTTTTTGCAAATTTTCTTTACCTTCTTATTTTCTTACATCTTAGTGGAATTGCAATGGATAGATTACTACATAAAGAGAACCAAACTTTAAAATCTATAATAAATGGTTTTAAGTATGGCAAAGAAAAAATAGAAGTAAGATTAAATATTTTTCAAAAACTTTATGCTTTTTTATTTTTAATTATATTTTTTAGTTTTTTAATATATTTAATAGTAGATAAAACAAACCCTTTTATCTATTAA
- a CDS encoding multidrug resistance efflux transporter family protein, translating into MNKIKDIIDSYTHTTVFLLIVGLLAAIFFTATFLINRAISLDGGHWYFSGSLRLVYLILFFSIGFIIFRGVSYFKAVLKEYIDNFRFWTIAGTIGFGCFYSLLCYAADFSPAWVVATTWQITLISSLFVLSFFGKKLSKKIWIFTLIIFVGITLVNVSHFDINNIEPLLLGFLPVLVASFCYPFGNQLVWEEKKKRIDKNKDYKVLNNTFVKVFLLTLGSFPLWIVLYFTTDATVPSTSQYINVAIVTLLSGVIATSLFLYARNHADTSSKLMLVDATQSGEVFFALVGELLFLNAALPNATGFVGLIVTVTGLILLTKSKE; encoded by the coding sequence TTGAATAAAATTAAAGATATTATTGATAGTTATACCCATACTACTGTATTCCTTTTAATTGTTGGACTTTTAGCTGCAATATTTTTTACAGCTACCTTTTTAATAAATAGAGCAATCTCTTTAGATGGGGGACATTGGTATTTTTCTGGTTCTTTAAGGCTTGTTTATCTTATCTTATTTTTTAGTATAGGTTTTATTATTTTTAGAGGAGTTTCATATTTCAAAGCTGTTTTAAAAGAGTATATTGATAATTTTAGATTTTGGACAATTGCTGGAACTATTGGTTTTGGATGTTTTTATTCTCTTCTATGTTATGCAGCAGATTTTTCTCCTGCTTGGGTTGTGGCAACAACTTGGCAGATTACACTTATCTCTTCACTTTTTGTTTTATCTTTTTTTGGTAAAAAATTATCAAAAAAAATATGGATTTTTACTTTAATAATATTTGTAGGCATCACTTTAGTAAATGTTAGTCACTTTGATATAAATAATATTGAGCCACTTCTTTTAGGTTTTTTACCCGTTTTAGTGGCATCTTTTTGTTACCCTTTTGGTAATCAATTGGTTTGGGAAGAGAAAAAGAAAAGAATAGATAAAAATAAAGACTATAAGGTTTTAAATAACACTTTTGTAAAAGTGTTTTTGCTAACTCTAGGAAGTTTTCCTTTATGGATAGTTTTATATTTTACTACAGATGCAACTGTACCTTCAACATCACAATATATCAATGTAGCTATTGTAACTTTATTATCAGGAGTTATAGCTACTTCACTTTTTTTATATGCAAGGAATCATGCAGATACTTCAAGCAAACTAATGCTTGTAGATGCTACACAGTCAGGGGAAGTATTTTTTGCTTTAGTTGGAGAGCTTTTATTTTTAAATGCAGCCCTACCAAACGCTACAGGTTTTGTAGGTTTAATAGTTACAGTTACAGGACTTATTTTATTAACAAAATCAAAAGAGTAG
- a CDS encoding HD domain-containing phosphohydrolase, producing MNIKKIVTLTFVVIVLLILAIFFLNGVLLTKLEENNQSRKEISKLVLMQENMNILVKDATTTTNKKELYDTKKEFHKYEKMFEELKNKLIIKDKDDFLDFFIKDIHKNSKILNHLALLSKSEKEIEKNFDNIYNLQLEQIELKNLFSENYPKENILRTNLEQDILKTKNIRLIKSFSDIKYYSKEVLFQYKEKEYLDTWIEKIESLSNSYENRKIKDYLEIVKIIGDYVIRLNILELNEKSLQKTIYEIVNRNKELNLKIEEEIESITSEFIANNFTFMIILLLITILIIIFLSIKVNKNVALSFNEVENKVQEGLSTIKNLNKEIEETQREVVFTMGAIGETRSKETGNHVKRVAEYSKLLALYVGLPKDEAEMLKQASPMHDIGKVAIPDAILNKPGRFDEKERKVMDTHAKLGFEMLKHSNRPLLKCAATVAYEHHEKWDGTGYPRKLKGEDIHIYGRITALADVFDALGSDRCYKKAWDDERIFNLFKEERGKHFDPKLIDIFFEHLDEFLKIRETFKDNL from the coding sequence GTGAACATAAAAAAAATAGTAACACTTACATTTGTTGTAATTGTTCTTCTTATTTTGGCAATATTTTTCCTAAATGGTGTTTTACTTACTAAATTGGAAGAAAATAACCAATCAAGAAAAGAGATATCTAAACTTGTTTTGATGCAAGAGAATATGAATATACTTGTTAAAGATGCGACTACAACAACTAATAAAAAAGAATTATATGATACAAAAAAAGAGTTTCATAAATATGAAAAAATGTTTGAAGAGTTAAAAAACAAGTTAATAATAAAAGATAAAGATGATTTTTTAGATTTTTTTATAAAAGATATTCATAAAAATTCAAAAATTTTAAATCACTTAGCATTACTCTCAAAATCTGAAAAAGAGATAGAAAAGAATTTTGACAATATATATAATTTACAATTAGAACAAATAGAATTAAAAAATCTTTTTTCAGAAAATTATCCAAAAGAAAATATTTTAAGAACAAACCTAGAACAAGATATTCTAAAAACTAAAAATATAAGATTAATAAAAAGTTTTTCTGACATAAAATATTACAGTAAAGAGGTTCTTTTTCAATATAAAGAAAAAGAGTATTTAGATACTTGGATTGAAAAAATTGAATCCCTTAGCAACTCTTATGAAAATAGAAAAATAAAAGATTATTTAGAAATAGTTAAAATTATAGGTGATTATGTAATAAGACTTAATATTTTAGAACTAAATGAAAAATCTTTACAAAAAACTATATATGAAATTGTAAATAGAAATAAAGAGTTAAATCTAAAAATTGAAGAAGAGATAGAAAGCATAACCTCAGAATTTATCGCTAATAATTTCACTTTTATGATAATACTACTTTTAATTACTATTTTAATAATTATTTTTCTATCAATAAAAGTAAATAAAAATGTAGCCCTAAGTTTTAATGAAGTTGAAAATAAAGTACAAGAGGGATTAAGTACAATAAAAAACCTAAATAAGGAGATTGAAGAGACCCAAAGAGAAGTTGTTTTTACTATGGGTGCTATTGGTGAAACTAGAAGTAAAGAAACAGGAAATCATGTAAAAAGAGTTGCTGAGTATTCAAAACTTCTTGCTTTATATGTTGGTCTTCCAAAAGATGAAGCAGAGATGTTAAAACAAGCAAGTCCTATGCATGATATTGGGAAAGTGGCTATCCCTGATGCCATTTTAAATAAACCTGGGCGTTTTGATGAAAAAGAAAGAAAAGTTATGGATACCCATGCGAAATTAGGATTTGAGATGTTAAAGCATTCAAATAGACCTCTTCTTAAATGTGCTGCCACTGTAGCCTATGAACACCATGAGAAGTGGGATGGAACAGGATATCCTAGAAAACTAAAGGGGGAAGATATTCATATATATGGAAGAATTACTGCATTAGCCGATGTATTTGATGCTTTAGGTAGTGATAGATGTTATAAAAAAGCTTGGGATGATGAAAGAATCTTTAATCTTTTTAAAGAGGAGCGTGGAAAACATTTTGATCCAAAACTTATAGATATCTTTTTTGAACATTTAGACGAATTTTTAAAAATACGAGAAACTTTTAAAGACAATTTGTAA
- a CDS encoding DUF1924 domain-containing protein has product MKKIIIPALIATLSFSSVIDNYLTNLKNEVIKVEPNFKGFDLKRGEEIFTSTHMGKKGKEVSCTSCHGIDLTKSHENFFTAKIIEPLSPKTNPKRLTKEKKIRKWLKRNFNDVYNREGTAKEKGDVLTYIMSK; this is encoded by the coding sequence ATGAAAAAGATAATTATTCCTGCACTTATTGCAACTCTTTCATTTAGTAGTGTGATAGATAACTACTTAACTAATCTAAAAAATGAAGTTATAAAAGTAGAACCAAACTTTAAAGGCTTTGATCTAAAAAGAGGTGAAGAGATATTTACCTCTACACATATGGGGAAAAAAGGTAAAGAGGTTTCATGTACATCGTGTCATGGAATAGATTTAACAAAATCCCATGAAAACTTTTTTACTGCAAAGATTATTGAACCACTATCACCAAAAACAAACCCTAAAAGACTGACTAAAGAGAAAAAAATAAGAAAATGGCTCAAAAGAAATTTTAATGATGTCTACAATAGAGAAGGTACAGCAAAAGAAAAAGGTGATGTACTTACTTACATCATGTCAAAATAA
- a CDS encoding diheme cytochrome c, whose protein sequence is MRLIFLFTIFISTLFADWYSYKKPGVAPVQNKLYINECAACHFAYQPGLLPSNSWKKMMAGLDNHFGVDATLLDEDFKAISKYLDDNSAQKALAYKRSKKIARTMRNDGSVIAISKTPYFIKEHREIPKRFINQKEVKGLFNCTACHTTAQKGIYSEKDILIPNYGKWDD, encoded by the coding sequence ATGAGATTAATATTTTTATTTACCATTTTTATATCAACTCTTTTTGCAGATTGGTATAGTTATAAAAAACCTGGAGTTGCTCCTGTTCAAAATAAACTTTATATAAATGAATGTGCAGCTTGTCACTTTGCATACCAGCCAGGACTTTTGCCAAGTAATTCTTGGAAAAAAATGATGGCTGGTTTAGATAATCACTTTGGTGTTGATGCAACACTACTTGATGAAGATTTTAAAGCTATATCTAAATATTTAGATGATAATAGTGCCCAAAAAGCTTTAGCTTATAAAAGAAGTAAAAAAATAGCTAGAACAATGAGAAATGATGGAAGTGTTATTGCCATTAGCAAAACACCCTATTTTATAAAAGAGCATAGAGAGATTCCAAAAAGATTTATTAATCAAAAAGAGGTAAAAGGGCTTTTTAATTGTACAGCTTGTCATACAACTGCACAAAAAGGGATTTATTCAGAAAAGGATATTTTAATCCCAAATTATGGTAAATGGGATGATTAA